The window TGCGTTTCAGTCGCGACCGTCGGGGCCAGTCGGTCGTGGTCGGAGCCGTGATCTTGTTCGGCTTTCTAATTTTGGCGATCTCGCTGTATCAAGTGCAGATCGTTCCCCAACAGAACGCGCAAGTCGAGTTCGAGCACTTCCAAGAGGTCCGCAACGACATGGTCGATCTCAGAGCGGGCATCCTACAGGCCGGAAGCACCGACCGGCGGCAGTACCAGACGGTGCGGCTTGGCACGACGTATCCGCCGCGGCTGTTCGCGATCAATCCACCAGCACCGAGCGGGACGATACGGACGGGCGACTCCTACCCGATCACGATCTCGAACGGAACGCCCGAGGGAACCGTGACCGTTCCGACGCGGTTCGTCCAGTACCGGCCGGGGTACCACGAGATCGAGGAGTCTTCGACGTGGTACGACGCCTCCGTGTTGTATCTCGACGCTCGCGGCGAGGGGGGTGAGGTCGCGGTGCTCGAAGATCAGGATCTCGTCAACGACGCCGGAGAGGTGCAGATCGTCGCCGTGCAAAACGAGTTCCGGCGAAGCGGCACCGGCCAGGTGACGCTCGAACTCTACCCCGCCGAAAACGTCACAGAAACGATTCCCGCGGGGGATCTGACGGTCACGGTCCCGACGCGACTGAGCGGGAGCGCGTACTGGGACGAGGCCGACATCCCGAGCGGTGTCTACGGGGGCGTCACGAGCGACGCGAACGACGACGGCGTCCACAACTTGACGCTTGAGACGACGAGCGACGATCTGACTGTGGACACGGTCGGGGTGCAGGAGGCTCCGGAGGAGGCCACGCAGGAGGGTGACGGTGTCGGTGGTGGCGGAGGCGGTGGTGGTACAACGCCGACGTTTGAGAGTGTAGAGGCGACGGTTACGTCTGAGCAAAAGTCGAATGGTATCGAAGACATAAGATTCGATTGGCAACTTTCTGAAAGTGCGGATATCCAACTTCGTATTCTGAACGATAATGGTGATCCGGTGGGGAGCAAAACGGTTAATTCTGCCAGTATGAGTGGTAGCACTATTGTTTCTGTCGCAAGCGGTTCTAATTCTGGGGGGAAACGAGAGCCTCGACCAGTTACTGTTGAGGCCACGATCTTCTCAACCGGTGAGACATGTGATGAGACAATTAGTTCCGGCGACGGAGATGGTCCATTCGCTATGTGTGCATAGGCGTCTGTAATCCCTAACCGGATGTTTTCAAATTCGACAGTCTATCAAATTCCACAATCGACGTAATCCCCATCGACACACCCATATGCCGGCCGCATGAACGACCGTGTATGACCGCAGTCGGCATCGACGGTGTCGGAATCTGGACCGGAAACCTCAAACTCGACCTGCCGGGCACGTTCGCGCCTGAGAAGGGCGACGACCCGGAAAAATACACGAAGGGGCTCGGCCTCAACAACTCCTCGTTCCCGGACGTGTACGAGGACATCGTCACGATGGGGGCGAACGCCGCGAAAGAGCTGATGGACCGCAAGGGCCTCGAACCCGGAGACATCGGCCGGATCGACGTCGCCACTGAGTCGGCGTTCGACCACTCCAAGCCCGTCTCGACGTACATTGCGGGCTGTCTCGAACAGGTGTACGACGGCGACTTCACCCACGCCAACAAAGGCGAGCGCAAGTTCGCCTGTCTGGCGGGGACGCAGGCCATCGACGACGCGTACAACTGGATCCGGGCTGGCCGGAACCGCGGCCGTCCGGCGATCGTCATCACGACCGACACGGCGCTGTACGAGCGCGGCGACCCCGGCGAGGCGACGCAGGGTGCCGGTGCCGTCGCGATGCTGATCGACGAGGACCCTTCCATCGTCGCGCTCTCGACGGATCAGGGGTACGGGTCGAAAGACGAGACGGACTTCCTGAAGCCGAACCAGCAGTTCCCGAGCGTCGACGGCAAGCGCTCTGTGCAGGTGTATCTCTCGCGGATGCGCGAGGCGCTCGAAGACTACGAGTCGGTCACGGACGACATCGCGCTCGACGACTTCGTGTACGCCCCGTTCCACACCCCGTTCCCGGGAATGGTCCGGAAGGCGGCGCTTTTAGCGTACCGCCACGTCATTCGCGACTCCCAGTACGAAGACGAGCTTGCGGACGAGATCGGTCGACAGCCGCGCGAGGCCGACTTCGCCGACCGAGAGTCCTACGAGGAGGCGATACGCGACTACATGGACGAGTTGAAGCGCACCGAGCAGTACCAGTCGTGGTACGACACCGTCGTCGAACCGACGCTCGGCCTCTCACGCGAGGTCGGCAACTGGTACACGAGTTCCGTCCACCTCGCCCGCGTCAGCGCGCTGCGTGACGCGCTCAAACGAGATGGGTCCTTCGTCGGCAACACCCTTCTCGTCGCCTCGTACGGATCCGGTGCGCAAGCCGAGATCCACGCCGAGACCATCCGCGATGGGTGGCGGGCGGAGATCGAGGGGCTTGACATCGACGACCAGCTCGCCGCCCGGTACGACCTGACGTGGAGCGAGTACGAGGACGTCCACGACGTTCACGAGTACGACATGGACGTCGACCGCGAGATAGAGGAGTTCACGCAGCCGGAATCGGAGTTCGTGTTCACCGGTTGGGGCCGGATGAACGAGCGGAAGTACGAGTACGTCGAATAGCCGTATCCCCGTGAAAACGGGTCACACGACGCCTCTCGAATACGATGGGTTTAAACGACGTTAGGCTGAATCTCACTGCAATGGTAACCATCTACGACGTGCCGGCCGACGCCCTGATCGAGGCGGTCGCCGCACGGCTCGAAGACCGGATCGACGAGCCGGAGTGGGTCGAGTTCGCGAAAAGCGGCGCAGGCAAGGAGCTTCCCCCGGAACAGGAGGACTTCTGGTACGTTCGCTCCGCGAGCCTGCTCCGCAAGGTCGCTCAAAACGAGCCGATCGGCATCGAGCGGCTCGCGACCGAGTACGGGAGCAAAAAGCGCGGCTCGAACCGGTACATCGTCCGTCCGGGCGAACACGAGGGGGGCTCGCGCAAGCTCATCCGCGCATCGCTGCAGGCGCTCGAAGACGAGGGACTCGTGACGACCGCCGCCGGAGAGGGTCGCCGCCTCTCCGACGACGGCGAGGCGTTCCTCACCGAGGTCGCGACCGAGGTCTTCGAAGACCTCGACCGGCCGGAACTCGAACGCTACGCGTAGATAGTGTCGATTTTTCTGTTGCATTGACCGCCTAGCCGTGGCTTTTCGACGCGGACGGATTCGTTATCGTTTCCAGAGTCGCATCTCTGGGAGCAGACGTATACTGTACTTCGCTATATCGAATCGTCTAGCCGGCGATCGGGTCGCGATTGGCGGCGGACCGCCGAGGGTGACCGCTATCCGGTGTTTTTCATGCCGGCAGCGATGCCGTTGACGGTGAGCCGGAGGGTCCGTTCTTCCTCGTCGGTGCGGTCGCTGCGGCCGAGGAGGTTCACCTGCAGCAAGTTCAACGGATCGACGTACGGGTTTCGGCGTCCGAGGCTCTCTTCGAGCCACTCGCGGCGAAGGAGCTGGTCGCGCTCGCTGATGGCGAGGACCAGTTCGCGGCCGCGCTCGTACTCGCCGACAAGTTCCGGGAAGAACCGCTCGCGGAGGTCGTCGTCCGCGAGGTCGGCGTACTCCGCGGCGATCTCCGGCTCCGTGCGAGCGAGCGCGAGCCCGGCGTTGTCGAGAGTCGTTTGGAAGAACGGCCACTCCTCGTACATCTCGCGGAGCGTGGCGAGTCCGTCCGCCTCGCCGACCGCATCGAGGTAGGCGTCGATTCCGGAGGCGAGCGAGTACCAACCGGGGAGAATGAGCCGCGTTTGCGTCCACGAGAACACCCACGGGATAGCGCGCAGATCCTCGACGGTGCGCTCACCGGACCGGGATGCGGGCCGCGAACCGAGATTTAGATCTTCGACGACGGAGATCGGCGTCGCCTGTCCGAAATACGAGACAAATCCGTCGCTGTTCAGGAGACCGCGGTACGTCTCGCGGGCGGCGGGAGCCATGATCTCCATCGCGTCGACCCACCGCTCGGGCACGTCTTCCGTAGGCTCTGCGGTGGCTTCGTGGCGCGCACGGATCTGCGCATCGAGCATCTGTTCGAGTTCGCGCTCTGCGATCCGCGGGTTGGCGTACTTCTCGGCTATCGCCTCGCCCTGCTCCGTGAACTTCACCTGTCCGGTGACCGTCTCGTTGGGGAGCGCGAGCAGCGCCTCGTTCATCGGGCCGCCGCCGCGCGAGATGGAGCCGCCGCGGCCGTGGAACAGTCGGAGCGTGACGTCTTCGTCCCTGCAGAATCGCGCAATCCGACGCTGATTCTCGTAGAGGTCCCAGTTCGCGGCGAGAAAGCCGTTCTCCTTGTTGGAGTCGGAGTAGCCGAGCATGACCTCTTGGACGTCACCGCGAGTATCGAGCGCCGCCGCGTACGCGTCGTTGTCGAATAAGGTTCCGAGGATGCGCTCGGCCCCGTTGAGCGCCGATTCGGTCTCCAGCAGGGGGACCACGTCGAGCCCGCAGTGATCCGGCAGCGAGACGACGCCGACCTGATCGGCTAAGAAGAGCACTTCGAGGACGTGGCTCGGCTCTTCGGTCATCGAGATGCAGTAGGTGTCTATCGCCTGTGCGCCGTACTCGTCTTGCCACTCGGCGAGCGCTTCGAACCGTCGGATCACCCGCTCCGTCGTCTCCGAGACGTCGCCGGGATCGTCGGCGTCGACGACCGGGTCCGCCTGCAGGATGGCCTCGGTGAGGAACGCCTGACGGCCGGATTCGTCCATCTCGCGGTAGTCGACGCCTTCCGCGGCGACGGCCTCGGCGACGGCTTCCGTGTGATTCTCGCGGTGGTCGCGGAGGTCGAGCGAGGCGAGCGTGAGCCCGAAGGTATCCACCTGCCGACGGAGGGGCTCGACGAACGACTCGCGGACTGCGTCCTGTCCGTCGGCAGCGAGCGAGTCGGCGATCACGTCGAGGTCGTCGAGGAAGGCGTCGCTGTCGGGGTAGCCGCCCGGACGCACGTCGTCGATGCGATCGAGCCGCTCGCGCATCAAGCGGAGCTTCTGCCGGTACGGCTCGTCGGGGTATCGCTCTCGCGCCTCCTCGACGACCGTTGGGAACCGTTCGGCGTCGGCGGCGAGCGACGCGGTGAGCGCGTCGCCGACCGCGTAGCGCTCGCCGTCCTGACTCAGCACGGCCGAGAGCCGCTTACACTGGTCGCGGTATTTCTCGACCGCGACCTCACGCTGGCGTTCGAGCGTCTCGTCCGTCACCTCGGGGGTGACGAAGGGATTGCCGTCGCGGTCGGAGCCCGCCCACGAGCGGAACTCGAAGAGCTTGGGACAGTCCACGTCGCCGTACTCCTGTGAGATCGTCTCTTCGAACTCCTCGTAGGCGTCGCCGACGACGTCGAACAGGGTGTTTTCGAGGTACCACTGGACGTTCCGAGCCTCGTCTTCCGGCTCCGGGGGTCGTTGCCGCACCTGCCGGGTGCCCCAGAGGCTCGTCACCTCGGCGGTGACGTCGCGCCAGATCGCGTTCCGCTCGCGCTCGGTGAGGTTCCGCTCGTCAAGCTCTCCGAGGTGGTTCGCGATCGATCGAAGCTTCGATTTCACCGTCGAGCGGCGGGCCTCCGTCGGATGCGCCGTGAACGTCGGCTCGATGAGCACGTCGGCGAGGAGCTCTTCGAGCTCTTCCGGCTCGACGCCCTGTTCCGCGAACTCAGCGATCGTGGCTTCGAAGGAGTCGTGGAGGGCTCCCTCGTCGTCGGCGTTTCGGATGGCGCGCACCCGCTCGCGCTCTTCGGCGAGGTTGATCAGTTCGAAGTAGGTCGTGAACGCCCGAGCGACGATGCCCTCGCGGACTTCGGAGAGGCCGCCTACTCGTTCGTGGAGACGGCCGCGGTCCGGCGCGTCGCCCCGCCGGTAGTCGATCGCGGCGTTTCGCAGTTCCTCTACGGTCTCGTACGCCTCGGTCGAGGCCTGTGCGGCGAGCACGTCTCCCACGAGCGCACCGAGCTCCCGGACGTCCGTGCGAACGTCTCTGTTGTGCAACTTCATACCACAGCACCTACCGGTCGAGTCGTGTAAAACCCGCGGTCTGGGCGAATGTTTGCCTCGGAACCGAGTGAATATCCGTATCGATCGTGCGATTCCCCGAGGCGACGCGTATCGAGAGGCCCGCGGCTCAGCGTCACGTACCTCGATTCGATTCTCGCTCCGGTGGAGGGTTCGTCACCCTTTTTACCGGGCCAACCCGAATAGCGTCTATGAGTCAGTCCGACAAATATCCGGCCGAGTCCGGACGGCGACGCTTCATCAAGGGCGTCGTCGGCGGCGCTGCCCTGGCGGGGGTCGGCGCGATGGGGTCGGCGACGGTGAACACGCTGACGACGGCGGGCGGCGTCGGCGGCGGATCGACAACCGCGATGACGATCGCCCAGACCGGCGGTCCGGCACCGCGCGGGCTCCCGCAGATTCCGCTGCAGGTGACAGACGACGGGTTCATCGAAGGCATCTGGCCCGAGACGACGACGGTCACGCAGGCGGGACAGGAGATAGAGGTCGCACAGGAGGATCTGGGTGGAAAGACGTACTCCGGCGCGTGGTTCCAGTACTGCGGCGTCGAATCACAGGAGAACATCCAGCCCGACTTCGAGTCGGACAACCTGTTCCGCTCGGCGAGTTCGCCGCCGTACTCGTGGCAGTCCGACACGTACTCCGCCGGGGACCGGATCCACGTCGACGACTTCGCCGACTACGAGGAGTGGGGCAACGGGATCGGCAGCGACGGCGTGGGCAAGCCGGCGAACGTCACATGGCGGTCACAGGACACCGATACCAGCCTGAACGTCGTCGTGGTGCGGTCGCCGCAGATCGAGGAGGCCGCACAGAACGACGAGTGGCTGGAGGCCTCGACAGATCAGGGATTCCTCGCGTATCTCAACGTCTGTACGCACTTCTGTTGTATCCCCGGGTACAAAGAACTCGAAGAGTCCGCCCGCTACGACGCGGCCGACGGGACGTACTGCGTCTGTCACCAGTCGACGTACGACCCGTTCACCCTCGAAGAGGCGCTGTTCGTCGCTCGGCCCCGCCCGGAGTAACCGTCGACGCGACGCCCGCCGCGCTTTTCTCCCGACTCCCCGTACGAGACGGCATGAGCGACGAGCCTCCCGATCGGTCCGACAACGGCGACGCAACCGGCAACGACGACGCAACCGGCAACGACGACGCAACCGGCAACGACGACGCAACCGGCAACGACGACGCGACCGACGAGCGGTTCGCCGCCGAACGCGCTCGCGCCCGCGAACTCCTCAACGACGAGGACGTCGACGCCCTCCACGTCGGGGTCGTCCGAGACGGCGAGGTCGACACCACGTTCGCACAGCGAGGCGAGACCGCGAGCGAGGAGGGGCTCCGCGCGCTCGCGCTGCTCGCGGCACACGTCCGCCTCGTCGCGAACGAGGCAGGCGTCGATCCCTCCACAGTCGCCGGCGACGCCGCGACGCTCGCGGGACAGGTCGAACGGATCCCGGCGAGCGCGGACGACCTCCCGGAGGAGTGAGTTCGCGGACGCGAGCGCCCGCGAGAACTGACCGCTCGCCCTCGCCTACTCGCTCGCGCGGATTCGCGCGAGTTGGTGGACGATGCCGGCGACCGCCACCAGAAGCACCGCGAGGTTGAACGCCGCGAGCGCGATGGGCTGATACGCCGGGTCCAGCCACGTCCGGATCGCGGTCCCGGCCTGTCCGTAGAAGCTCCATCCGGCGACCAACGCGAGCAGGACGAGCGCGGCGAGTCCGACCCGGTCGAGGATCGCACGGAGCCGGTCCGTGCCGAGGCGGTCGAGTCCCGACTCGGCGTCCGAGTCCTGTCGGTCGGCGTCGGCCCCGCCCGATCTGCGGCTCGCGTCGCCGCGGGCTGTGCTGTCGTCGGCTGCGTCGTCGGCTGTCGTGTCTGTCATGGTTCTCGTAGGGTCCGTCCGATCGCTCGATTCGCGGTTCGGGGAATCGCCCGCATCGGCCCCGGTCGATGGGTCGTCGCCGGCTGGTCGGTCGTCGGCCGTCATCGCCGCCTCCGTGCGACCAGCGCCGCGCTCGCGAGGGCGACGAGCGCGACGACGGGGCCGAATCCGGGCGTCGAGTCGTCCGTGCCCCCGCCGTCGTTTCCGCTCTCCGGCCTCTCGGCGACGCCGTCTCCGCCGGCGTCGCGCTCGAAGTCCTCGACGGCGAACTCGACCTCTTCGACCGTCTCGTCCGCGCTGATCGTCTCTCGTGGGTTCAGGTTGGCGACGCCCTGCGTCTCGTCGATAAGGACGTCGTCGCTCCACAGCGCGCCGTCGACGTAGTAGTTGTAGTCCGCCGGCACCGTCGCGGTGACGGTGACGGTGTCGGTCCGACCGGGGCGCACCGACCCCACCGTCTCCCCGGCGTCGGCGGCAACCACGTTCGACTCGGCCTGTCGCAGCAGCACGCGGAGTTCGAGCGGATCGGACGGCTCGTCGCCGCGGTTGGTCACCGAAAGCGATACGGACAGCGTGGCGGTCTCGGAGTCGGCCTCGCTGACGCTGACGGCGACGGTCGGCCAGACCCGCCCGTCCGTGAATCCGACGGAGGCGTCGGCGTACTCGGGCGTGAGCGCGCTCAGGCCGCTGACCCGCGTCGTCTGGCTCGTGCGGCGCTCGCCGTCGGAGAACACCACCGTCTCGATCCGGTAGCCGCCGGCGCGTTCGACGTCGACGGAGCCGTTTATGGTCTGTTCGCCGCCGCCGTCGACCTCGCCGACGTCGACCGTCGTCTCGTCGACGAGGAGGCCGGACTCTGCACCGATCGCGCGGTGTCGAACCGTGACGTTCTCGACGGGCGGACCCCGGTGTTGGAGGTCGACGCCGAGCCGAAGCTCTGCGGTCTCGCCGCGGACCTCGCCGGGAGAGACGACGGTGTCGACGATGCGAACGTGGCCGGAGCGCTCGTCGTCCGACCGCGGGTCGGCGAGCGCGTCCGGCGCGGCGACGGCCCCGATCGCGGTGAGCAAAAGCAGCGCGGCCGCGGCCGCCAGGAGGGCAGTTCGAGTGTCCATGTCCGACACGTCAAAATCGCGGCATATATGCTTTGTCTGGCGAGGCCGTCTCGCGGAGCGGTGTCGAGAACCCGGGTCCTCTGCCGCTCCTCAGTGTCAGAGGACCCGGTATCGCCCGCCGGACTCCGAGAGATCGCCGCGGCGCGTCAGCTTGGCGAGTATCTCACGGGCGGTCTCCGCGGGTATCCCCCGATCGGCCGCGCGTTCGACGACGGCCGCCTCGGTGGGATCGTCGGCCTCGGAGACGGCGGCACGGACGATCTCGGTGCGGCTCGGCGAGCCCGAACCCCCGCCCTCCGCGCGGGCTCCCGCGTCGGCGACCGCGTCCGCGTCGATTCCCGCGGCGTCGAGGTACTCGTCGTCGTCGATACCGGCGTCCGCGGCCGCGCGTTCCAGTTCGGAGACGTGCGCCACGTCGGCGAACGCCGCGCTCTCGCCGCGCTTTTTCGCGAGCAGCGCGGCGCGGGCCTCGCGGGCGGCCGCGCGGTCCTCGGACTCGAAGAAGCGCTTGAGCTTCGCCGTGCGATGGGTCTTCTGACAGCGCGGACAGGTCGCGCTGTCGCTCGTCTCGGGGTCGGAGAGCAGCCACATGGCCGCACACTCGTTGCAGCCGACGACCGCGTACATGTCCCCGGGTTCGGCGGGATCGGATTTGAACCCTCGGTCGCGGTCGGGGTGCGGCCGAGACGAGGGACGCGAACGCGGCGACCCGCCTCGGCCGCCTCACACCCGGATCTCGATCAGCAGATCCGACTCGGGCGAGTCGCCCATGGTCTCGCGGACTCGGTCCCACGAGAGGTCGACGCGGGCGGTCACGGCCTCGGCCGCGATCGCACCGCAGGCGTTGCCGACGAGGAGCGGCACCTGGTAGTCGCGCGGGTCGTGGGAGAACCCGCCGGCGGCCACTTCGGGATCGCGGAGCGCCGCGCCGAGGAAGCCGGCCGCGAACGCGTCACCGGCACCCGTGGTGTCGACGGGGTCGACGTCGAACCCGGGGTGAGAGACGTCGCCGTGGGGGGTTCGGATCGTCGCCCCGTCGCTCCCGAGCTTGATCGCGACGACGCGGTCGTCCGGTTCCCACGGGTCGATGTCGGTCGACGCCGCGAGCGCGTCGGCCTCGCGGTTATTCACGAAGAGCACGTCGGTCGCGTGGAGCGCGGCGTCGAACTCGCGGTCGCCGGCGCGTCGACCGGGGTCGAAGCTCCGCGTCGCATCCGCCTCGCCTGCGGCCGTCGCCAGCGCGGCGGCGGTCCCCGGCTGTTGGCCGGTGAGGTGGAGGTGATCGGCCGCTCGGAGCGTGTCCGGATCGAATTCGGCCGCCGAAAACGACTCGTTCGCGCCGTCGTTCGCCAGCATTAGCAGTTCGCCTTCGCCGTCGACGATGACGTACTTCACCGAGGTCGGCTCGTCTGCGGCGACGAGCACCTGTCCCGGGTCGACGCCGGCGCTCGCCAGTTCGCGGAGCGCCAGCGCCCCGGACTCGTCGCCGCCGACGCTCCCGTAGACGACCGACTGCCCGCCGAGGCCGACGAGGCCGACCGCGACGTTCGCGGCGCTGCCCCCGCCCGACTGTTCGAGCCGCTGGATTCGAGTTTCGCCGTCGGGCTCTGGTAGCTGGTCCACATGGATCGTCACGTCCCAGTTGATATGACCGGCCGAGACCACCTTCGGGACGCGGTCGGTCGATTCGGGCTCTAGATCGGGATCGTCGACGGATTCCGGTCCGTCAGCGGCGCGGTGGTCGGAGTCGCCGGTGGGGTGCTGGTCGGACCCCTCGGTTGAGCCGGCGTCATCGACCGTCTCGCCGTCCGTGGATCCGGCGTCTCCGACCGTCTCGCCGTCCGTGGATCCGGCGTCTCCGACCGTCTCGCCGTCCGTGGATCCGGCGTCATCGACCGAGCCGTCGCTGTCGGTTTCCCACTCTGCGACCTCCTCGTCCCACTCCGCCACTTCGGCGTCCCAGTCGTTTCCGTCCCCGTCGCTCTCGGTACCGCGTTCGTCCTCGCCGCTCATGGCTCTGCCCACGGCGTTTCGGCTCCCTCGCCGAACAGCTCTCGCATCAGCGTCACGATGCTCTCGGGGGGGAACTGTCCCTGTTCGGTGACGATCGCGTCCATGTACCGCGGCGGCGTCACGTCGAAGGCGGGGTTCTCGACCGCGACCTCGCCGATCTCCTCACGCACGTCGGCGGCTATCACCTCGCTCTCAGACCGCATCTCGATCTCGACGGTGTGACCCGTCAGCGTCTCCGGGTGGAGCTTGATGGTCTGGGCCGCAGTCATGATCGGCACGCCGCGCTCGCGGGCGTTGACGGCGAGTCCAGACGTGCCGATCTTGTTTATTACGCCGCCGTCGGCCGCGATCGAGTCGGCTCCGACGAGGACGTGATCGACCTCGTCGAGGTACCGGCGCGCCGCGGAGTCGACGATGAGGGTGACCGGAACGCCGGCGTCGCGAAGCTGCTCTGCTGTGAGATGGCCCTGCTGGCGCGGACGCGTCTCCTTTACGACCGCCGAGATCGACTTCCCTTGTTCGACGGCCGCCTCGATACACGCTAACGCGTCCGTCGAGTGGCAGTGCGTCATCACCGTGTCACCGTCGGTGAGGCGGTTCGCGCCGACGCGCCCGAGGTCCTCCTGTGCCCGGTCGAGTTGCCGGACGAACGCCTCGCTCGCGTCGACGACGCTCCGGCGGAGCGCCTCGACCGAGTCGCCCTCCATCCGCTGGAGGACGTATCGGAGGGCGTTGGGAAGCGACACCGCGGTCGGACGTGTCTCGCGGAGGGTTCGCGACGCCGCCCGCATCGACGCCCGGAAGGCCGGCGGGTCGCCCGCGTGTGCCGAGGCCGCCTCGCGGGCCTGCGCGGCGAGCGCCTCCGCGGCCGCCGAGGCGATGGTCGCCGCCCCGCGGATCTCCATCGTCGCGATCGAGTCGGCGGTCTCCCGCACCGCGGCCGCCGGTTCCGTGTCGGTCATACCGATCCGGTAGCCCGCCCGGTATTTATAAAATCGGGCGGCAAGCGCGA is drawn from Halorubrum sp. BV1 and contains these coding sequences:
- a CDS encoding DUF5817 domain-containing protein, translating into MYAVVGCNECAAMWLLSDPETSDSATCPRCQKTHRTAKLKRFFESEDRAAAREARAALLAKKRGESAAFADVAHVSELERAAADAGIDDDEYLDAAGIDADAVADAGARAEGGGSGSPSRTEIVRAAVSEADDPTEAAVVERAADRGIPAETAREILAKLTRRGDLSESGGRYRVL
- the ppc gene encoding phosphoenolpyruvate carboxylase, producing MKLHNRDVRTDVRELGALVGDVLAAQASTEAYETVEELRNAAIDYRRGDAPDRGRLHERVGGLSEVREGIVARAFTTYFELINLAEERERVRAIRNADDEGALHDSFEATIAEFAEQGVEPEELEELLADVLIEPTFTAHPTEARRSTVKSKLRSIANHLGELDERNLTERERNAIWRDVTAEVTSLWGTRQVRQRPPEPEDEARNVQWYLENTLFDVVGDAYEEFEETISQEYGDVDCPKLFEFRSWAGSDRDGNPFVTPEVTDETLERQREVAVEKYRDQCKRLSAVLSQDGERYAVGDALTASLAADAERFPTVVEEARERYPDEPYRQKLRLMRERLDRIDDVRPGGYPDSDAFLDDLDVIADSLAADGQDAVRESFVEPLRRQVDTFGLTLASLDLRDHRENHTEAVAEAVAAEGVDYREMDESGRQAFLTEAILQADPVVDADDPGDVSETTERVIRRFEALAEWQDEYGAQAIDTYCISMTEEPSHVLEVLFLADQVGVVSLPDHCGLDVVPLLETESALNGAERILGTLFDNDAYAAALDTRGDVQEVMLGYSDSNKENGFLAANWDLYENQRRIARFCRDEDVTLRLFHGRGGSISRGGGPMNEALLALPNETVTGQVKFTEQGEAIAEKYANPRIAERELEQMLDAQIRARHEATAEPTEDVPERWVDAMEIMAPAARETYRGLLNSDGFVSYFGQATPISVVEDLNLGSRPASRSGERTVEDLRAIPWVFSWTQTRLILPGWYSLASGIDAYLDAVGEADGLATLREMYEEWPFFQTTLDNAGLALARTEPEIAAEYADLADDDLRERFFPELVGEYERGRELVLAISERDQLLRREWLEESLGRRNPYVDPLNLLQVNLLGRSDRTDEEERTLRLTVNGIAAGMKNTG
- a CDS encoding carbohydrate kinase family protein; the protein is MSGEDERGTESDGDGNDWDAEVAEWDEEVAEWETDSDGSVDDAGSTDGETVGDAGSTDGETVGDAGSTDGETVDDAGSTEGSDQHPTGDSDHRAADGPESVDDPDLEPESTDRVPKVVSAGHINWDVTIHVDQLPEPDGETRIQRLEQSGGGSAANVAVGLVGLGGQSVVYGSVGGDESGALALRELASAGVDPGQVLVAADEPTSVKYVIVDGEGELLMLANDGANESFSAAEFDPDTLRAADHLHLTGQQPGTAAALATAAGEADATRSFDPGRRAGDREFDAALHATDVLFVNNREADALAASTDIDPWEPDDRVVAIKLGSDGATIRTPHGDVSHPGFDVDPVDTTGAGDAFAAGFLGAALRDPEVAAGGFSHDPRDYQVPLLVGNACGAIAAEAVTARVDLSWDRVRETMGDSPESDLLIEIRV
- a CDS encoding ribose 1,5-bisphosphate isomerase: MTDTEPAAAVRETADSIATMEIRGAATIASAAAEALAAQAREAASAHAGDPPAFRASMRAASRTLRETRPTAVSLPNALRYVLQRMEGDSVEALRRSVVDASEAFVRQLDRAQEDLGRVGANRLTDGDTVMTHCHSTDALACIEAAVEQGKSISAVVKETRPRQQGHLTAEQLRDAGVPVTLIVDSAARRYLDEVDHVLVGADSIAADGGVINKIGTSGLAVNARERGVPIMTAAQTIKLHPETLTGHTVEIEMRSESEVIAADVREEIGEVAVENPAFDVTPPRYMDAIVTEQGQFPPESIVTLMRELFGEGAETPWAEP
- a CDS encoding cytochrome b produces the protein MSQSDKYPAESGRRRFIKGVVGGAALAGVGAMGSATVNTLTTAGGVGGGSTTAMTIAQTGGPAPRGLPQIPLQVTDDGFIEGIWPETTTVTQAGQEIEVAQEDLGGKTYSGAWFQYCGVESQENIQPDFESDNLFRSASSPPYSWQSDTYSAGDRIHVDDFADYEEWGNGIGSDGVGKPANVTWRSQDTDTSLNVVVVRSPQIEEAAQNDEWLEASTDQGFLAYLNVCTHFCCIPGYKELEESARYDAADGTYCVCHQSTYDPFTLEEALFVARPRPE
- a CDS encoding PGF-CTERM sorting domain-containing protein, which translates into the protein MDTRTALLAAAAALLLLTAIGAVAAPDALADPRSDDERSGHVRIVDTVVSPGEVRGETAELRLGVDLQHRGPPVENVTVRHRAIGAESGLLVDETTVDVGEVDGGGEQTINGSVDVERAGGYRIETVVFSDGERRTSQTTRVSGLSALTPEYADASVGFTDGRVWPTVAVSVSEADSETATLSVSLSVTNRGDEPSDPLELRVLLRQAESNVVAADAGETVGSVRPGRTDTVTVTATVPADYNYYVDGALWSDDVLIDETQGVANLNPRETISADETVEEVEFAVEDFERDAGGDGVAERPESGNDGGGTDDSTPGFGPVVALVALASAALVARRRR
- the hmgB gene encoding hydroxymethylglutaryl-CoA synthase; the encoded protein is MTAVGIDGVGIWTGNLKLDLPGTFAPEKGDDPEKYTKGLGLNNSSFPDVYEDIVTMGANAAKELMDRKGLEPGDIGRIDVATESAFDHSKPVSTYIAGCLEQVYDGDFTHANKGERKFACLAGTQAIDDAYNWIRAGRNRGRPAIVITTDTALYERGDPGEATQGAGAVAMLIDEDPSIVALSTDQGYGSKDETDFLKPNQQFPSVDGKRSVQVYLSRMREALEDYESVTDDIALDDFVYAPFHTPFPGMVRKAALLAYRHVIRDSQYEDELADEIGRQPREADFADRESYEEAIRDYMDELKRTEQYQSWYDTVVEPTLGLSREVGNWYTSSVHLARVSALRDALKRDGSFVGNTLLVASYGSGAQAEIHAETIRDGWRAEIEGLDIDDQLAARYDLTWSEYEDVHDVHEYDMDVDREIEEFTQPESEFVFTGWGRMNERKYEYVE
- a CDS encoding 30S ribosomal protein S19e, encoding MVTIYDVPADALIEAVAARLEDRIDEPEWVEFAKSGAGKELPPEQEDFWYVRSASLLRKVAQNEPIGIERLATEYGSKKRGSNRYIVRPGEHEGGSRKLIRASLQALEDEGLVTTAAGEGRRLSDDGEAFLTEVATEVFEDLDRPELERYA